A genomic window from Labrus bergylta chromosome 7, fLabBer1.1, whole genome shotgun sequence includes:
- the LOC109982204 gene encoding transient receptor potential cation channel subfamily M member 1 isoform X2 encodes MYIRVTYDTKPDNLLHLMVKDWQLELPTLLISVHGGLQNFDLQPKLKQVFGKGLIKAAVTTGAWIFTGGVNTGVIRHVGDALKDHSSKSRGKVCAIGIAPWGILENKEDLIGKDVTRPYQTMGNPLSKLAVLNNSHSHFILTDNGTCGKYGSEVKLRRLLEKHISLQKINTRLGQGVPLVCLIVEGGPNVISIVLESLRDDPPIPVVVCDGSGRASDIISFAHKFSEDGGLVNDDVREQLLVTIQKTFNYSKSQSQQILLMVMECMKKRELITVFRMGSEGQQDIEMAILTALLKGTNAAAADQLSLALAWNRVDIARNHIFVYGHNLPPAGAMANTTNAAATAERQKSPASAPRSKARGKKGKGKGKAKPEPPEETDPRKLELIRWVNSLEQAMMDALVLDRVDFVKLLLENGVNIHHFLTIPRIEELYNTKLGPANNLNAVVRDIKKGNLPPDYQITLIDIGLVLECFMGGAYRSNYTRKAFRNLYNNLYGLKRPKALKLLGMEDDEPRQKGKKKPKKKKEEEVEIDVDDPEVCRFKHPFHELMLWAVLMKRQKMALFLWQRGEEAMAKALVACKLYKAMAHECSESELVDDISQDLENNSKEFGQLAYELLDQSYKHDEQVAMKLLTYELVNWSNSTCLKLAVAAKQRDFIAHTCSQMLLTDMWMGCLRIGKNPGLKVILGIICPPLILLLDFRIGDDASYSATENKEDGKDKDDDTKSSRDANDGTSRKGDEEEGSTNVRKIPIGKRFFEFYDAPFTKFWFNTISYLGYLMLYNYIILVKMERWPSIQEWTVISYILTLGSEKVRQILMSEPGKLKQKISVWLEEYWNITDMVAIITFLLGMMLRLQHEPYLGYGRVIYCIDIIFWYIRVLDIFGVNKYLGPYVMMIGKMMIDMMYFVVIMLVVLMSFGVARQAILHPDEEPTWRLARNIFYMPYWMIYGEVFADSIDLYAMEINPPCGEHLYDEDGKKLPPCIPGAWLTPAIMACYLLVANILLVNLLIAVFNNTFFEVKSISNQVWKFQRYQLIMTFHDRPILPPPLIIFSHLYILFNRLFRRCAKKKQEGELDEKDRGLKLRLNPEELKSLYEFEEQCVEEYFREKEDEQQSSSDERIKVTSERVENMSMRLEEVNERENTMKASLQTVDLRLAQLEEIHGRMAVALEKLAGVDRLELTRTYSRNSSVCDPSSLLRQGSINSADGYSLYRFHMDIEEMASKQKEADDANKAVLEREKSLRQASSVCALNSKEGGQTLEVGGLERSRPSSCVDILISPCEQKPVSASSSQETVKQGSTILLDRLTDKNRLWPSSPPKRTKSLKYYPAEDQPTSPLTKRRSMSTIIISPPDEPEEAVEPSEQILLPEKTPSSPKRTKSLRYIPTESQTSPITKKRAMSSIIYDPAEAGDDVLQTADYRSLVEQASRAPNQWPTNLEYQVHPSTFGHMPKVSTVRTLAQQFQASTVPAELERDLIQADQIPLESKDTELVEEPAKVKAKRNLSDTTQYLTVADEKYKLSHRSQSMNESERKAKYLTVSKGVRASRSEQDLTDACEGAGEDGKKKEAENREDDAQERK; translated from the exons ATG TATATTCGAGTCACTTATGACACCAAGCCTGACAACCTCCTGCATCTGATGGTGAAGGACTGGCAGTTGGAGCTGCCCACTTTGCTCATCTCTGTACACGGTGGTCTCCAGAACTTTGACCTTCAGCCCAAACTCAAGCAAGTGTTTGGCAAAGGCCTGATAAAAGCTGCTGTCACCACCGGAGCGTGGATTTTCACGGGCGGAGTCAACACAG GGGTGATCCGACATGTTGGAGATGCCTTAAAGGACCATTCCTCCAAGTCACGCGGAAAGGTGTGCGCAATAGGAATCGCACCGTGGGGGATTTTGGAAAACAAAGAGGATCTCATAGGAAAAGAT GTGACTAGACCTTATCAAACGATGGGGAACCCACTAAGCAAGCTAGCTGTGCTCAACAACAGCCACTCCCACTTCATCCTGACCGACAACGGCACCTGTGGAAAGTACGGCTCTGAGGTCAAACTCCGTCGACTGTTGGAGAAGCACATCTCCCTTCAGAAGATCAACACAC GTTTGGGTCAGGGGGTTCCTCTGGTGTGCCTGATAGTGGAAGGAGGTCCCAATGTAATCTCCATTGTCCTGGAGAGTTTGAGGGACGATCCACCCATCCCTGTGGTGGTGTGTGACGGCAGCGGCCGGGCTTCTGACATCATTTCGTTTGCACACAAGTTCTCAGAAGACGGAGG ACTTGTTAATGATGACGTCAGAGAGCAACTTTTGGTGACTATACAGAAGACTTTTAATTATAGCAAAAGCCAATCTCAGCAGATCCTGCTAATGGTTATGGAGTGTATGAAGAAAAGGGAACTG ATCACAGTTTTTCGAATGGGTTCTGAGGGACAACAAGATATTGAGATGGCCATTCTTACTGCCTTGTTAAAAG GCACAAATGCTGCAGCAGCTGACCAGCTCAGCTTGGCTCTGGCCTGGAATAGAGTGGATATTGCTCGAAATCACATCTTTGTTTATGGTCACAATTTACCA CCTGCCGGTGCCATGGCCAACACTACAAATGCTGCAGCCACAGCAGAGAGGCAAAAGAGTCCTGCCAGCGCTCCTCGAAGCAAAGCTCGGGGAAAGAAGGGGAAAGGGAAGGGAAAGGCAAAGCCTGAACCTCCAGAGGAAACAGACCCCAGGAAATTGGAGTTGATTCGTTGG GTAAACTCTCTCGAACAGGCTATGATGGATGCTCTGGTGCTGGATAGGGTGGATTTTGTCAAGCTGCTCCTTGAGAATGGGGTCAACATCCACCACTTTCTCACCATCCCCAGAATTGAGGAATTATACAACACG aAACTTGGCCCTGCTAATAACCTGAATGCAGTAGTGAGGGATATCAAAAAG GGAAACCTTCCTCCAGATTATCAGATCACTTTGATTGATATTGGTCTGGTGCTGGAGTGCTTCATGGGTGGAGCTTACAGGAGTAATTACACCAGGAAGGCTTTCCGCAACCTCTACAATAATTTGTACGGACTTAAAAGG CCAAAAGCTCTGAAGCTTCTAGGGATGGAG gaTGATGAACCTAGGCAAAAAGGCAAGAAGAagccaaaaaagaagaaagaggaggaggtggaaatTGATGTGGATGACCCAGAGGTCTGTCGATTTAAACACCCCTTCCACGAGCTGATGCTGTGGGCTGTGCTGATGAAGCGCCAGAAGATGGCGCTGTTCCTATGGCAACGTGGAGAAGAAGCCATGGCGAAGGCCCTGGTGGCCTGTAAATTGTATAAAGCTATGGCCCATGAGTGCTCTGAGAGCGAACTGGTGGATGACATCTCGCAAGACCTGGAGAACAACTCCAA AGAATTTGGCCAGCTGGCGTATGAGCTGTTGGACCAGTCGTACAAACATGATGAACAGGTGGCCATGAAACTCTTGACTTATGAGCTGGTCAACTGGAGTAACTCCACCTGTCTCAAGCTGGCTGTGGCCGCTAAGCAACGTGACTTCATCGCCCACACCTGCAGCCAGATGTTGCTCACTGACATGTGGATGGGTTGCTTAAGGATCGGCAAAAATCCCGGCCTTAAG GTTATTCTGGGGATCATCTGTCCTCCTCTGATTCTCCTGCTGGATTTCCGTATTGGAGATGATGCATCCTATAGTGCaactgaaaacaaagaagatGGAAAAGACAAGGATGACGACACAAAATCCAGCAGG GATGCCAATGATGGGACTTCCCGAAagggggatgaggaggagggtaGCACTAATGTTCGCAAAATCCCGATTGGCAAAAGGTTCTTTGAGTTTTATGATGCACCATTCACCAAGTTCTGGTTCAACACT ATTTCCTATCTGGGCTATTTGATGTTGTACAACTATATAATCCTCGTGAAAATGGAGCGATGGCCTTCCATACAAGAGTGGACTGTCATTTCATACATCCTTACACTTGGCTCGGAAAAAGTCAGACAG ATTCTGATGTCAGAGCCGGGGAAGCTGAAACAAAAGATAAGTGTGTGGCTGGAGGAATACTGGAACATCACAGACATGGTCGCCATCATTACCTTCCTTCTTGGGATGATGCTACGGCTGCAGCATGAACCTTACTTGGGCTATGGGAGAGTCATCTACTGTATAGACATCATCTTCTGGTACATTCGTGTACTGGACATCTTTGGAGTCAACAAATACCTGGGACCCTATGTGATGATGATAGGGAAGATG ATGATAGACATGATGTACTTTGTGGTGATTATGCTGGTGGTCCTTATGAGCTTCGGGGTGGCTAGGCAAGCTATCCTTCACCCTGATGAGGAGCCAACATGGCGCCTGGCCAGAAACATTTTCTACATGCCCTATTGGATGATCTATGGAGAGGTTTTTGCGGACTCGATAGACC TCTATGCAATGGAAATAAACC CTCCATGTGGTGAACATCTATATGACGAGGATGGGAAGAAACTGCCTCCATGTATCCCTGGGGCCTGGCTCACACCTGCTATTATGGCCTGTTACCTTCTGGTGGCAAATATTCTTCTGGTCAACTTGCTTATTGCAGTGTTCAA cAACACCTTCTTTGAAGTCAAGTCCATTTCCAATCAGGTGTGGAAGTTCCAGAGATATCAGCTGATCATGACATTCCATGACCGCCCAATACTGCCTCCACCTCTCATCATCTTCAGCCACCTCTACATCCTCTTCAACAGGCTGTTTCGGCGGTGTGCCAAGAAGAAACAAGAAGGAGAGCTGGATGAGAAGGACCGCGGACTTA agCTTAGGTTGAATCCTGAAGAGCTAAAAAGTCTGTATGAGTTTGAGGAACAATGTGTCGAGGAATATTTCCGAGAGAAAGAGGATGAGCAGCAGTCTTCCAGTGATGAACGCATCAAGGTTACATCAGAAAG AGTTGAGAACATGTCCATGCGTCTGGAGGAGGTAAACGAGAGGGAGAACACGATGAAGGCCTCCCTGCAGACAGTGGATCTGCGCTTGGCCCAGCTGGAGGAGATCCATGGACGAATGGCAGTGGCCCTGGAAAAGCTTGCGGGGGTAGACAGATTGGAGCTGACCAGAACCTATTCAAGAAACTCTTCCGTATGTGACCCTTCCTCCCTTCTACGCCAGGGCAGCATTAACAGTGCGGATGGTTACAGTCTCTATCGCTTTCACATGGACATCGAGGAGATGGCGTCCAAGCAGAAGGAAGCAGATGATGCGAATAAAGCTGTTctagaaagagagaaaagtctgCGGCAAGCCTCCAGCGTTTGCGCTCTGAATTCCAAGGAAGGTGGTCAGACCTTAGAGGTTGGTGGTTTGGAGAGATCACGACCAAGCTCATGCGTGGACATCCTCATATCCCCATGTGAACAAAAGCCTGTTTCTGCCTCATCAAGTCAAGAGACCGTGAAACAAGGCAGCACAATACTGCTAGACAGACTAACAGATAAGAACAGACTATGGCCTTCTTCTCCTCCAAAAAGGACTAAATCCCTTAAATACTATCCAGCAGAAGATCAACCCACCTCTCCTTTGACGAAGAGGAGGTCTATGAgcaccatcatcatcagccCACCTGATGAGCCAGAGGAAGCAGTTGAACCCTCAGAGCAGATCCTACTGCCAGAGAAAACCCCTTCCTCCCCAAAGAGGACTAAGTCATTGAGATACATCCCAACTGAAAGCCAAACGTCCCCTATCACAAAGAAGAGAGCTATGAGCAGCATAATCTACGACCCAGCAGAAGCAGGTGATGATGTGCTGCAAACTGCAGACTACAGGTCATTAGTGGAGCAGGCCTCTAGAGCACCAAATCAGTGGCCAACAAACTTGGAGTACCAGGTCCATCCCAGCACCTTTGGTCACATGCCTAAGGTGTCAACAGTCAGAACTCTTGCCCAGCAGTTTCAAGCTAGCACTGTGCCTGCAGAGCTGGAAAGGGACTTGATTCAGGCTGATCAAATTCCTTTAGAAAGTAAAGATACAGAACTGGTGGAGGAGCCAGCAAAGGTGAAGGCCAAAAGAAACCTTTCTGACACAACTCAGTATCTGACTGTAGCCGATGAGAAGTATAAGCTATCTCACAGGTCACAAAGCATGAACGAGAGCGAGAGGAAAGCAAAGTACTTGACAGTTAGTAAGGGGGTAAGAGCCTCTCGCAGTGAGCAAGACCTTACTGATGCCTGCGAAGGGGCAGGGGAGGATGGGAAGAAAAAGGAGGCAGAGAATAGAGAAGATGATGCACAGGAGAGGAAATAA
- the LOC109982204 gene encoding transient receptor potential cation channel subfamily M member 1 isoform X1, whose amino-acid sequence MGSEGQQDIEMAILTALLKGTNAAAADQLSLALAWNRVDIARNHIFVYGHNLPPAGAMANTTNAAATAERQKSPASAPRSKARGKKGKGKGKAKPEPPEETDPRKLELIRWVNSLEQAMMDALVLDRVDFVKLLLENGVNIHHFLTIPRIEELYNTKLGPANNLNAVVRDIKKGNLPPDYQITLIDIGLVLECFMGGAYRSNYTRKAFRNLYNNLYGLKRPKALKLLGMEDDEPRQKGKKKPKKKKEEEVEIDVDDPEVCRFKHPFHELMLWAVLMKRQKMALFLWQRGEEAMAKALVACKLYKAMAHECSESELVDDISQDLENNSKEFGQLAYELLDQSYKHDEQVAMKLLTYELVNWSNSTCLKLAVAAKQRDFIAHTCSQMLLTDMWMGCLRIGKNPGLKVILGIICPPLILLLDFRIGDDASYSATENKEDGKDKDDDTKSSRDANDGTSRKGDEEEGSTNVRKIPIGKRFFEFYDAPFTKFWFNTISYLGYLMLYNYIILVKMERWPSIQEWTVISYILTLGSEKVRQILMSEPGKLKQKISVWLEEYWNITDMVAIITFLLGMMLRLQHEPYLGYGRVIYCIDIIFWYIRVLDIFGVNKYLGPYVMMIGKMMIDMMYFVVIMLVVLMSFGVARQAILHPDEEPTWRLARNIFYMPYWMIYGEVFADSIDRKTRIHIYAMEINPPCGEHLYDEDGKKLPPCIPGAWLTPAIMACYLLVANILLVNLLIAVFNNTFFEVKSISNQVWKFQRYQLIMTFHDRPILPPPLIIFSHLYILFNRLFRRCAKKKQEGELDEKDRGLKLRLNPEELKSLYEFEEQCVEEYFREKEDEQQSSSDERIKVTSERVENMSMRLEEVNERENTMKASLQTVDLRLAQLEEIHGRMAVALEKLAGVDRLELTRTYSRNSSVCDPSSLLRQGSINSADGYSLYRFHMDIEEMASKQKEADDANKAVLEREKSLRQASSVCALNSKEGGQTLEVGGLERSRPSSCVDILISPCEQKPVSASSSQETVKQGSTILLDRLTDKNRLWPSSPPKRTKSLKYYPAEDQPTSPLTKRRSMSTIIISPPDEPEEAVEPSEQILLPEKTPSSPKRTKSLRYIPTESQTSPITKKRAMSSIIYDPAEAGDDVLQTADYRSLVEQASRAPNQWPTNLEYQVHPSTFGHMPKVSTVRTLAQQFQASTVPAELERDLIQADQIPLESKDTELVEEPAKVKAKRNLSDTTQYLTVADEKYKLSHRSQSMNESERKAKYLTVSKGVRASRSEQDLTDACEGAGEDGKKKEAENREDDAQERK is encoded by the exons ATGGGTTCTGAGGGACAACAAGATATTGAGATGGCCATTCTTACTGCCTTGTTAAAAG GCACAAATGCTGCAGCAGCTGACCAGCTCAGCTTGGCTCTGGCCTGGAATAGAGTGGATATTGCTCGAAATCACATCTTTGTTTATGGTCACAATTTACCA CCTGCCGGTGCCATGGCCAACACTACAAATGCTGCAGCCACAGCAGAGAGGCAAAAGAGTCCTGCCAGCGCTCCTCGAAGCAAAGCTCGGGGAAAGAAGGGGAAAGGGAAGGGAAAGGCAAAGCCTGAACCTCCAGAGGAAACAGACCCCAGGAAATTGGAGTTGATTCGTTGG GTAAACTCTCTCGAACAGGCTATGATGGATGCTCTGGTGCTGGATAGGGTGGATTTTGTCAAGCTGCTCCTTGAGAATGGGGTCAACATCCACCACTTTCTCACCATCCCCAGAATTGAGGAATTATACAACACG aAACTTGGCCCTGCTAATAACCTGAATGCAGTAGTGAGGGATATCAAAAAG GGAAACCTTCCTCCAGATTATCAGATCACTTTGATTGATATTGGTCTGGTGCTGGAGTGCTTCATGGGTGGAGCTTACAGGAGTAATTACACCAGGAAGGCTTTCCGCAACCTCTACAATAATTTGTACGGACTTAAAAGG CCAAAAGCTCTGAAGCTTCTAGGGATGGAG gaTGATGAACCTAGGCAAAAAGGCAAGAAGAagccaaaaaagaagaaagaggaggaggtggaaatTGATGTGGATGACCCAGAGGTCTGTCGATTTAAACACCCCTTCCACGAGCTGATGCTGTGGGCTGTGCTGATGAAGCGCCAGAAGATGGCGCTGTTCCTATGGCAACGTGGAGAAGAAGCCATGGCGAAGGCCCTGGTGGCCTGTAAATTGTATAAAGCTATGGCCCATGAGTGCTCTGAGAGCGAACTGGTGGATGACATCTCGCAAGACCTGGAGAACAACTCCAA AGAATTTGGCCAGCTGGCGTATGAGCTGTTGGACCAGTCGTACAAACATGATGAACAGGTGGCCATGAAACTCTTGACTTATGAGCTGGTCAACTGGAGTAACTCCACCTGTCTCAAGCTGGCTGTGGCCGCTAAGCAACGTGACTTCATCGCCCACACCTGCAGCCAGATGTTGCTCACTGACATGTGGATGGGTTGCTTAAGGATCGGCAAAAATCCCGGCCTTAAG GTTATTCTGGGGATCATCTGTCCTCCTCTGATTCTCCTGCTGGATTTCCGTATTGGAGATGATGCATCCTATAGTGCaactgaaaacaaagaagatGGAAAAGACAAGGATGACGACACAAAATCCAGCAGG GATGCCAATGATGGGACTTCCCGAAagggggatgaggaggagggtaGCACTAATGTTCGCAAAATCCCGATTGGCAAAAGGTTCTTTGAGTTTTATGATGCACCATTCACCAAGTTCTGGTTCAACACT ATTTCCTATCTGGGCTATTTGATGTTGTACAACTATATAATCCTCGTGAAAATGGAGCGATGGCCTTCCATACAAGAGTGGACTGTCATTTCATACATCCTTACACTTGGCTCGGAAAAAGTCAGACAG ATTCTGATGTCAGAGCCGGGGAAGCTGAAACAAAAGATAAGTGTGTGGCTGGAGGAATACTGGAACATCACAGACATGGTCGCCATCATTACCTTCCTTCTTGGGATGATGCTACGGCTGCAGCATGAACCTTACTTGGGCTATGGGAGAGTCATCTACTGTATAGACATCATCTTCTGGTACATTCGTGTACTGGACATCTTTGGAGTCAACAAATACCTGGGACCCTATGTGATGATGATAGGGAAGATG ATGATAGACATGATGTACTTTGTGGTGATTATGCTGGTGGTCCTTATGAGCTTCGGGGTGGCTAGGCAAGCTATCCTTCACCCTGATGAGGAGCCAACATGGCGCCTGGCCAGAAACATTTTCTACATGCCCTATTGGATGATCTATGGAGAGGTTTTTGCGGACTCGATAGACCGTAAGACTAGAATTCATA TCTATGCAATGGAAATAAACC CTCCATGTGGTGAACATCTATATGACGAGGATGGGAAGAAACTGCCTCCATGTATCCCTGGGGCCTGGCTCACACCTGCTATTATGGCCTGTTACCTTCTGGTGGCAAATATTCTTCTGGTCAACTTGCTTATTGCAGTGTTCAA cAACACCTTCTTTGAAGTCAAGTCCATTTCCAATCAGGTGTGGAAGTTCCAGAGATATCAGCTGATCATGACATTCCATGACCGCCCAATACTGCCTCCACCTCTCATCATCTTCAGCCACCTCTACATCCTCTTCAACAGGCTGTTTCGGCGGTGTGCCAAGAAGAAACAAGAAGGAGAGCTGGATGAGAAGGACCGCGGACTTA agCTTAGGTTGAATCCTGAAGAGCTAAAAAGTCTGTATGAGTTTGAGGAACAATGTGTCGAGGAATATTTCCGAGAGAAAGAGGATGAGCAGCAGTCTTCCAGTGATGAACGCATCAAGGTTACATCAGAAAG AGTTGAGAACATGTCCATGCGTCTGGAGGAGGTAAACGAGAGGGAGAACACGATGAAGGCCTCCCTGCAGACAGTGGATCTGCGCTTGGCCCAGCTGGAGGAGATCCATGGACGAATGGCAGTGGCCCTGGAAAAGCTTGCGGGGGTAGACAGATTGGAGCTGACCAGAACCTATTCAAGAAACTCTTCCGTATGTGACCCTTCCTCCCTTCTACGCCAGGGCAGCATTAACAGTGCGGATGGTTACAGTCTCTATCGCTTTCACATGGACATCGAGGAGATGGCGTCCAAGCAGAAGGAAGCAGATGATGCGAATAAAGCTGTTctagaaagagagaaaagtctgCGGCAAGCCTCCAGCGTTTGCGCTCTGAATTCCAAGGAAGGTGGTCAGACCTTAGAGGTTGGTGGTTTGGAGAGATCACGACCAAGCTCATGCGTGGACATCCTCATATCCCCATGTGAACAAAAGCCTGTTTCTGCCTCATCAAGTCAAGAGACCGTGAAACAAGGCAGCACAATACTGCTAGACAGACTAACAGATAAGAACAGACTATGGCCTTCTTCTCCTCCAAAAAGGACTAAATCCCTTAAATACTATCCAGCAGAAGATCAACCCACCTCTCCTTTGACGAAGAGGAGGTCTATGAgcaccatcatcatcagccCACCTGATGAGCCAGAGGAAGCAGTTGAACCCTCAGAGCAGATCCTACTGCCAGAGAAAACCCCTTCCTCCCCAAAGAGGACTAAGTCATTGAGATACATCCCAACTGAAAGCCAAACGTCCCCTATCACAAAGAAGAGAGCTATGAGCAGCATAATCTACGACCCAGCAGAAGCAGGTGATGATGTGCTGCAAACTGCAGACTACAGGTCATTAGTGGAGCAGGCCTCTAGAGCACCAAATCAGTGGCCAACAAACTTGGAGTACCAGGTCCATCCCAGCACCTTTGGTCACATGCCTAAGGTGTCAACAGTCAGAACTCTTGCCCAGCAGTTTCAAGCTAGCACTGTGCCTGCAGAGCTGGAAAGGGACTTGATTCAGGCTGATCAAATTCCTTTAGAAAGTAAAGATACAGAACTGGTGGAGGAGCCAGCAAAGGTGAAGGCCAAAAGAAACCTTTCTGACACAACTCAGTATCTGACTGTAGCCGATGAGAAGTATAAGCTATCTCACAGGTCACAAAGCATGAACGAGAGCGAGAGGAAAGCAAAGTACTTGACAGTTAGTAAGGGGGTAAGAGCCTCTCGCAGTGAGCAAGACCTTACTGATGCCTGCGAAGGGGCAGGGGAGGATGGGAAGAAAAAGGAGGCAGAGAATAGAGAAGATGATGCACAGGAGAGGAAATAA